In Campylobacter massiliensis, the DNA window AAAATATCTGCTTGACCGCCTGATCGAGTGCGAAAACGACGAAAAACGCCGCAAAAAAAACGCCTAAAATTTTAGCCATTTAGCGCTTTTACGAAAAATTTTTCGACCTCGTCCATTCGGGTTTTTAGCGCGTCGGCGCACTTGCCTTCAATCAAAAGCCTGATGAGGTTTTCGGTGCCCGAGTAGCGAAATAGCGAGCGGATGCCCCCTTTTGCGAGGCTTGCTTCAAGCTCTTTTAGCCCTGCGATGCTTTCAAGCGGCTTTTTCTCTGTTATCTTTAAATTTAGCAAAATTTGCGGATACGGTTTTATTTCGCTTAAAATTTCGCTCGCTTTTTTGCCTTTTTTTAGCACCAGTGCCGCAAACTGCAGTGCCGCCACGAGCCCGTCGCCCGTTTTTGCGTAGTCGCTAAATATGATGTGACCGCTTTGTTCGCCACCAAAATTCGTGCCGTTTTCTTTCATCTTTTCAAGCACGTATTTGTCGCCGACATTTGCGCGCAGGAGTTTGATTTTGTGGGATTTTAGATAGTCTTCGAGTGCCGCGTTACTCATCACCGTAGCCACGACCGCACCGCCTTTTAGGGCTTTGTTTTCTTGTAAAAATGCCGCCATGACGCCTAGCAAACTATCGCCGTTTGCCACCTCGCCGCACTCATCGACGACCACGAGTCTGTCGGCGTCGCCGTCAAGCGCAAAGCCCAGATCGGCCCTTAATCGCACGACCTCGGAGGCTAAATTTTGCGGATAGAGCGCGCCACAGTTTAGGTTTATGTTGCTGCCGTTTGGCTCGTCGTTGATGACGATGGTTTCGGCGCCAAGCTCGCTAAAGATAGTCGGAGCGACCTTATACGCCGCGCCGTTTGCGACGTCTAAAACTACGCGCAGTCCGTGTAGGCTTAGGTTTTTAGGAAATGAGTTTTTGATCTGCACGATATAGCGGCCGATGACGTCGTCAATGCGCTTTGCGGCGCCGATTTCTAGCATCTGTTTTTGCGATCTTTCTATGAGCGCGTCGTCAAAATAAATCTTTTCTATCTGCGCTTCGGCCTCTTCGCTCAGTTTATTGCCTTCGCTGTCGAAAAATTTGATACCGTTGTCGTAGTACGGGTTGTGCGAGGCGCTGATCATAATGCCCGCGTCGCAGCGCATATCTTCGGTCAAAAACGCGATCGCAGGGGTTGGCATCGGGCCGATCTGGCGGACGTTGTAGCCCACGGCCGTGAGCCCCGCGACGATGGCGGTCTCGATCATGTAGCCGCTTTTGCGTGTGTCTTTGCCTAGTAAAATAGTGTTCGTATGCGACGCAAACTGTCTAAAATATATCCCCGCAGCCATAGCAAGTCGCATGGACGTTGAGGCGGAGAGTTTTTCGC includes these proteins:
- the glmM gene encoding phosphoglucosamine mutase, whose translation is MKLFGTDGVRGKAGEKLSASTSMRLAMAAGIYFRQFASHTNTILLGKDTRKSGYMIETAIVAGLTAVGYNVRQIGPMPTPAIAFLTEDMRCDAGIMISASHNPYYDNGIKFFDSEGNKLSEEAEAQIEKIYFDDALIERSQKQMLEIGAAKRIDDVIGRYIVQIKNSFPKNLSLHGLRVVLDVANGAAYKVAPTIFSELGAETIVINDEPNGSNINLNCGALYPQNLASEVVRLRADLGFALDGDADRLVVVDECGEVANGDSLLGVMAAFLQENKALKGGAVVATVMSNAALEDYLKSHKIKLLRANVGDKYVLEKMKENGTNFGGEQSGHIIFSDYAKTGDGLVAALQFAALVLKKGKKASEILSEIKPYPQILLNLKITEKKPLESIAGLKELEASLAKGGIRSLFRYSGTENLIRLLIEGKCADALKTRMDEVEKFFVKALNG